From a single Desulforegula conservatrix Mb1Pa genomic region:
- a CDS encoding PilC/PilY family type IV pilus protein, which produces MNSLKKKKKYDIFPVREVRILLSALLILTVFPWPASAIDISDTPLDAQLNSAPANFMIVIDDSGSMDWEIMTKEQDGLFDIPTSNKTYGYIFDDPADYNLYQTGSYDILDGSNRLYWKSQWYGYNYLYYNPVMTYKPWVGLKNADGTDIANPNANPDNPKSHPYSTYTASGVSMSGEYTSVQDTGNITVSHLDAQRVTMSDSWSLDTQLSYRTGVSGKWLQYNPVFPSTKTYEVFIYVPTEYSNNTLGKFDTKAKYTITHADGTAVKTVNQGVRGWQSLGSYKFNEGASGTVKVERHDQSTDQYTIANSIKFVSSTTAVTVSIPNAHYYLYSKHVSHKPYLVIVNSGVIKYYEINDDGDNKVENGEITSVSSSSLPDDLQYQYDDTTGQRILVNGQPVPGPVKMAVDRGYTEERQNFANWYQFYRRRMFTATAAISDIIPKLKGIKVGLFSINEYIHQGVLPIDINGENKSADLLKLIHEFKQDTHPQSSTPLRKALEKIGQYYHKDDGKEIALLGPSPIADNGSGGDCQQNFVMIFSDGADNGQSPGIGDADKDMGVPYQDNPQTPASRIYPAPSKNDQSQANTLADVAMYYYKNDLAADVYNHVPTGGIDNNSKQHMVTYSVGFGITGSLDPNDYNPSNSIYPEPYDIYAFKETDRIYPNWPDYASNEADTAMRIDDMWHAGVNGHGKFLSAKNPEELIKAFNEVAADILKKTRSAASVAINGQEFTTTSAVYQSTYETKDWNGDVWASVITTTGRSSEFLWQANQRLYEQGWTNRKIITFDTKKKTGTPFVFSTDLKDSGQLALLDSDTATGGKASKILNYLRGDYANEQGETTGDNLFRRRVLRDDQGAEIRHSMLGDIVHSAPLYQDNVLYVGGNDGMLHAFRASGATKEILDSNGQTKVVAADDEGKEIFAYVPSHVFANLKELSVPDYEHLYYVDLTPFAKKISSSQTLLVGGLGKGGKGIYCLDISGVSGFGSKTEAEIANSVVKWEFPNKDTSAEDVADMGYSFSKPYIVKVKGSSGPRWVVIFGNGYSTDANNTHRSALFILDALTGSVLKKIPAGVGGDNGLSTTNPVDVDGDGYYDYVYAGDLKGNMWKFNIKDADETKWGLSYNKALFTAMGPSNKIQPITSRPDAMLHCQADLPGYMVIFGTGKFLAKDDIASTDVQTIYGVWDYGDDTDPSEYLGEFDRSTKKPKNQPMASLLEQEEIFFNSAITQVESVDADGNPIKVAQTQPTIVRVLSDNTPVWKTEPDSTSGEKPNPSTTEYNNVGWFFDLPKSGERVYQDIIIRSGGALVISSIPKPDQTQFCQTSGESIFHEMDACAGGRRKKGHLDIKPDGKIDDQDLVEVTIDGNKVYVSATGVYNPNLIYPPAIMNAGDGSEIKIFSTSTADISLLREKAEKKGIFYWRSY; this is translated from the coding sequence ATGAACTCTTTAAAGAAGAAAAAAAAATATGATATTTTTCCCGTGAGAGAGGTGAGGATTCTCCTTTCAGCTCTATTAATTCTAACCGTTTTTCCGTGGCCTGCTTCGGCCATTGATATTTCTGATACTCCTCTGGATGCCCAGCTTAACTCAGCTCCTGCAAATTTCATGATAGTAATAGATGATTCTGGAAGTATGGACTGGGAAATAATGACAAAAGAGCAGGATGGCCTTTTTGATATACCAACGTCAAACAAAACATATGGGTATATTTTCGATGATCCGGCTGATTATAATCTTTATCAGACAGGAAGTTATGATATTCTGGATGGCTCTAACCGTCTATACTGGAAATCCCAGTGGTACGGTTACAACTATCTTTATTACAATCCTGTGATGACATATAAACCCTGGGTTGGCTTAAAAAATGCTGATGGTACGGATATTGCCAATCCCAATGCCAATCCTGACAATCCCAAATCGCATCCTTATTCAACTTATACGGCCTCAGGCGTTTCAATGAGTGGAGAATACACTTCTGTTCAGGATACGGGTAATATTACCGTAAGTCATCTTGATGCCCAGCGGGTTACAATGTCTGATTCATGGTCACTTGACACGCAGCTTTCCTATAGAACCGGAGTGTCGGGTAAATGGCTCCAGTATAATCCTGTTTTCCCTTCGACCAAAACCTATGAGGTGTTTATATATGTACCTACGGAATATTCCAATAATACACTTGGCAAGTTTGATACAAAAGCTAAGTATACCATAACCCATGCAGATGGTACTGCTGTAAAGACAGTGAACCAGGGCGTTAGGGGATGGCAAAGCCTTGGTTCTTACAAATTCAATGAAGGTGCTTCAGGCACTGTAAAGGTGGAAAGACATGACCAAAGCACTGATCAGTACACCATCGCAAACTCCATTAAGTTTGTATCGAGCACAACAGCGGTTACGGTAAGTATCCCAAATGCTCACTACTATCTTTACTCAAAGCATGTATCTCACAAGCCGTACTTGGTCATAGTAAATTCAGGTGTAATAAAATACTATGAAATTAATGATGATGGTGACAATAAGGTCGAGAATGGGGAAATAACCTCTGTTTCATCATCCTCTTTGCCAGATGATTTGCAGTACCAGTATGACGATACAACCGGGCAGAGAATTCTTGTTAACGGTCAACCTGTTCCTGGCCCTGTCAAGATGGCTGTTGACAGAGGGTATACGGAAGAGAGACAGAATTTTGCCAACTGGTATCAGTTTTACAGGCGAAGAATGTTTACCGCGACCGCAGCCATAAGCGATATAATTCCGAAACTCAAGGGAATTAAGGTAGGACTTTTCAGTATCAATGAATATATTCATCAGGGTGTGCTGCCAATCGACATAAATGGAGAGAATAAAAGTGCAGATCTTCTTAAGCTGATTCATGAGTTCAAACAGGATACCCATCCCCAGTCTTCCACTCCTTTAAGAAAAGCTTTGGAAAAGATTGGGCAATATTATCACAAGGATGACGGAAAAGAAATTGCACTTCTCGGCCCTTCCCCCATTGCTGATAATGGAAGCGGCGGCGACTGCCAGCAGAATTTTGTCATGATTTTTTCTGATGGGGCTGATAACGGCCAGTCTCCTGGAATAGGGGACGCTGATAAGGACATGGGTGTTCCATACCAGGATAACCCCCAGACTCCTGCCAGCAGGATATATCCTGCGCCATCTAAAAATGACCAGTCCCAGGCTAATACGCTCGCGGATGTCGCAATGTATTATTACAAAAACGATTTGGCGGCGGATGTTTACAACCATGTACCCACAGGCGGGATTGACAACAATTCAAAGCAGCATATGGTCACTTATTCAGTAGGTTTTGGGATAACAGGATCACTTGACCCTAATGACTATAATCCAAGTAACAGCATTTATCCTGAACCTTATGATATTTACGCTTTCAAGGAGACCGACAGGATTTATCCGAATTGGCCGGATTATGCATCGAACGAAGCTGACACGGCCATGAGAATTGATGATATGTGGCATGCAGGTGTTAATGGACACGGCAAATTCCTGAGCGCCAAAAATCCAGAAGAACTTATCAAGGCCTTTAACGAGGTTGCGGCTGACATATTAAAGAAAACACGTTCAGCAGCGTCTGTTGCAATAAATGGTCAGGAATTTACCACAACCAGCGCAGTATATCAGTCCACCTATGAGACAAAGGATTGGAACGGTGATGTTTGGGCTTCTGTGATTACTACAACAGGAAGATCGAGCGAATTTTTATGGCAGGCTAACCAGAGGCTTTATGAGCAGGGGTGGACGAACAGAAAGATTATAACGTTTGACACCAAGAAAAAGACAGGAACTCCTTTTGTTTTCAGCACTGATCTGAAAGATTCGGGGCAGTTGGCACTTCTTGATTCAGATACTGCGACAGGCGGTAAGGCCAGCAAAATTCTGAATTATTTAAGAGGTGATTACGCCAACGAGCAAGGGGAAACAACAGGCGATAATCTGTTCAGAAGGCGAGTGTTGCGGGATGATCAGGGGGCAGAAATAAGGCACAGCATGCTTGGTGATATTGTCCATTCTGCGCCACTCTATCAGGATAATGTCTTGTATGTCGGCGGAAATGACGGCATGCTTCATGCCTTCAGGGCCTCAGGCGCGACCAAAGAAATATTGGATAGTAATGGTCAGACTAAAGTGGTCGCAGCTGATGACGAAGGAAAGGAGATTTTTGCCTATGTACCAAGCCATGTATTTGCAAATTTAAAGGAACTGTCTGTTCCTGATTATGAGCATTTATATTATGTCGATCTTACTCCATTTGCCAAAAAGATAAGCAGCTCCCAGACTCTTCTTGTTGGTGGACTCGGCAAGGGGGGAAAAGGGATCTATTGCCTTGATATTTCCGGAGTATCAGGCTTTGGTTCAAAAACTGAAGCAGAAATTGCAAATAGTGTTGTAAAATGGGAGTTCCCGAATAAAGATACTAGTGCCGAAGATGTAGCCGATATGGGCTATTCCTTCAGCAAACCCTATATAGTAAAAGTCAAGGGCAGTTCAGGCCCAAGGTGGGTCGTAATATTTGGAAACGGCTATTCAACAGATGCCAATAATACCCATAGATCAGCTTTGTTTATATTGGATGCTTTAACAGGTTCTGTTCTGAAAAAAATTCCTGCAGGTGTAGGCGGGGATAACGGACTTTCAACAACTAACCCGGTGGATGTGGATGGAGATGGCTATTATGATTATGTGTATGCCGGGGATCTTAAGGGTAATATGTGGAAGTTCAATATAAAAGATGCTGATGAGACAAAATGGGGGCTTTCATACAATAAAGCGCTTTTTACCGCAATGGGACCGTCAAACAAGATACAGCCCATTACCTCAAGGCCTGATGCTATGCTTCATTGCCAAGCTGATTTACCAGGATACATGGTAATATTCGGAACTGGAAAATTTCTTGCCAAAGATGACATCGCGTCTACTGATGTTCAGACAATCTACGGAGTCTGGGATTACGGGGATGATACAGATCCGAGTGAGTATCTAGGTGAATTTGACAGGTCAACGAAAAAACCTAAGAATCAGCCAATGGCGTCACTATTGGAACAGGAAGAAATATTCTTCAATTCTGCAATAACTCAGGTTGAATCAGTTGATGCAGATGGAAATCCTATAAAAGTCGCACAGACTCAGCCAACTATAGTCAGGGTTCTTTCTGACAATACTCCTGTATGGAAGACAGAACCAGATTCAACTTCTGGTGAGAAACCTAACCCTTCGACAACAGAATACAATAACGTTGGCTGGTTTTTTGACCTGCCAAAGTCAGGGGAGCGTGTATACCAGGATATAATAATCAGATCAGGAGGGGCTCTTGTAATTTCATCGATACCTAAGCCTGATCAGACCCAGTTCTGTCAGACATCTGGAGAGTCAATTTTTCATGAAATGGATGCCTGTGCTGGTGGCCGCAGAAAGAAAGGTCACCTCGACATAAAGCCTGATGGCAAAATAGATGATCAGGATCTGGTAGAAGTGACAATTGATGGGAATAAAGTATATGTTTCAGCCACTGGCGTATATAATCCAAACTTAATTTATCCTCCAGCTATTATGAATGCCGGAGATGGCTCAGAAATAAAGATTTTCAGCACATCAACTGCTGATATATCTTTGTTACGAGAAAAAGCTGAAAAAAAAGGAATCTTTTACTGGAGATCATATTAA
- a CDS encoding type IV pilus modification PilV family protein has product MEANKRDSREKGFSLIEVLVAIGLFSIGSLAVVSLYYSTSASLRSSNEMTEAQFIAQEHMNEALSLDYDKMPKIIPPATTPPVTTDGKYSIVVNTTYNPANSPTDTALVTVTVSWPGMIGSAKSVTLEYLRAETTTSGL; this is encoded by the coding sequence ATGGAAGCAAATAAAAGAGATAGCAGAGAAAAAGGCTTTTCTTTGATAGAGGTACTTGTGGCAATAGGGCTTTTTTCAATTGGTTCCCTTGCTGTCGTATCCCTTTATTATTCGACGAGTGCCAGCCTTAGAAGTTCAAATGAGATGACAGAGGCCCAATTCATAGCCCAGGAACACATGAATGAGGCCCTCTCGCTTGACTATGACAAAATGCCCAAGATAATTCCTCCAGCGACAACTCCTCCCGTAACTACTGACGGCAAGTATTCGATTGTTGTAAATACGACATACAATCCGGCTAATTCTCCAACCGACACTGCTCTTGTGACAGTTACAGTTTCATGGCCAGGTATGATCGGTTCTGCCAAGAGTGTGACGCTCGAGTATCTCAGGGCCGAGACAACGACATCTGGATTATAA
- a CDS encoding PulJ/GspJ family protein, protein MSNLKFIFKPGRLKVGHKLEDSNGFTLIELLVAIAIFSIISVGMVTIFDSLQRGYTTQQVTSDVIQKARSALSFMMEEIKYAGLDPKESGNFNVVTATDKIFTYEFDTRDETTDFNGTRDDSDVRPERKTFRFNNGILEYVDNLGLTKQANPETLVPETGPDSVFQYLNSEGLPTTNINDIRAVRVILTVRELSGRSGTVSRTLESMVLCRNLLFNSQR, encoded by the coding sequence ATGAGCAATCTTAAGTTTATTTTTAAGCCTGGCCGACTAAAAGTTGGGCATAAGCTGGAAGATTCCAATGGCTTCACACTTATTGAGCTGCTTGTAGCAATAGCTATATTTTCAATTATTTCTGTTGGGATGGTTACAATTTTTGATTCCTTGCAGAGGGGGTATACTACTCAGCAGGTTACTTCTGATGTAATACAAAAAGCAAGAAGCGCTCTTTCCTTCATGATGGAGGAAATAAAGTATGCTGGGCTGGATCCCAAAGAGTCAGGCAATTTTAATGTGGTAACAGCGACTGATAAAATTTTTACATATGAATTCGACACCAGGGATGAAACCACAGATTTTAACGGAACAAGAGATGATTCTGACGTCCGTCCTGAGAGGAAAACTTTCAGATTTAATAATGGCATTCTGGAGTATGTTGATAATCTTGGATTAACCAAACAAGCCAATCCGGAAACACTTGTGCCTGAAACAGGCCCTGATTCAGTTTTTCAGTATCTGAATTCAGAGGGACTGCCTACAACAAATATAAATGACATAAGGGCAGTAAGAGTAATTCTGACGGTCAGGGAGCTTTCAGGAAGATCAGGGACTGTCTCGAGAACACTTGAATCTATGGTTCTGTGCCGGAATCTTCTCTTTAATTCCCAAAGATAA
- a CDS encoding GspH/FimT family pseudopilin: MKKNESGFSLFELMVVIAIIGILSAIAIPNFIAWRNNASLKGAAFNLKSDLEMAKMRAIRGGSNVAVLFDDNGYVIFQDIAGDYENNGADSVIATRVLNNITITRAFLGGSADATEFNNRGQVPVKTGNATLSLGNKSVTIEINRIGLISMKFN; this comes from the coding sequence ATGAAAAAAAATGAATCAGGATTTTCATTATTTGAGTTGATGGTTGTCATAGCCATCATTGGAATCTTAAGCGCAATAGCAATCCCAAATTTTATTGCCTGGAGAAATAACGCAAGTTTGAAAGGCGCTGCATTCAACCTAAAAAGCGACTTGGAAATGGCAAAGATGAGGGCCATAAGAGGCGGAAGCAATGTTGCAGTTTTGTTTGACGATAATGGCTATGTGATTTTTCAGGATATAGCGGGAGATTATGAAAACAATGGTGCTGATTCGGTTATAGCTACAAGAGTATTGAATAATATAACAATAACTCGAGCATTTCTGGGTGGTTCAGCGGATGCGACCGAATTCAATAACAGGGGGCAGGTGCCTGTTAAGACCGGGAATGCAACCTTATCTCTTGGAAATAAATCTGTTACAATCGAAATTAATAGAATTGGCCTAATAAGCATGAAATTTAATTAG
- a CDS encoding phosphoribosylformylglycinamidine synthase subunit PurQ, producing MSSVKAIVLTGYGQNCDIETAYAFELAGAKAERVHINTLIEKPDTIDGFDIMAFGGGFSWGDDHGAGVVQATRMRTHLGERLIKFIESGKLVIGICNGFQCLVNLGLLPGNGGDYTKRSVALTNNDCGNFRDDWVHLSVNKTSPCVFTKGLELIELPIRHGEGKLFAEESMMNELEKNGQLVVKYAKPDGSLANGSFPVNPNGALRDVAGICDPSGRVFGLMPHPEAFCNFTNHPEWTFKKEQAKRKGQNIMSSDPDGLKIFKNAVEYLK from the coding sequence ATGAGTTCGGTTAAAGCGATAGTTCTTACAGGCTACGGCCAGAATTGCGATATAGAGACAGCTTATGCCTTCGAACTTGCCGGGGCAAAGGCTGAAAGAGTTCATATAAACACCCTGATTGAAAAGCCAGATACGATTGACGGTTTTGACATAATGGCTTTTGGCGGCGGTTTCAGCTGGGGAGATGACCACGGCGCAGGAGTTGTTCAGGCAACTCGAATGAGAACCCATCTTGGTGAGCGATTAATCAAATTCATAGAATCCGGAAAGCTTGTTATCGGAATATGCAATGGTTTCCAGTGTCTTGTGAACCTTGGCCTTTTACCTGGAAACGGCGGAGATTATACAAAAAGATCTGTAGCTCTTACAAATAATGATTGCGGAAATTTCAGGGATGATTGGGTGCATCTGTCAGTAAACAAGACTTCACCTTGCGTTTTTACTAAAGGGCTTGAACTCATAGAACTGCCCATAAGACACGGTGAGGGCAAGCTTTTTGCCGAAGAATCCATGATGAATGAACTTGAGAAAAACGGCCAGCTTGTGGTTAAATATGCAAAACCTGACGGATCGCTTGCAAATGGATCGTTCCCGGTAAATCCAAACGGTGCTCTTCGGGATGTTGCTGGAATCTGCGATCCAAGCGGCAGAGTTTTCGGTCTGATGCCCCACCCAGAAGCGTTCTGTAATTTTACCAATCACCCGGAATGGACTTTTAAAAAAGAGCAGGCAAAGCGCAAAGGCCAAAACATTATGTCATCAGATCCTGACGGTCTGAAGATTTTTAAGAATGCAGTTGAATATCTGAAATAA
- a CDS encoding AIR synthase-related protein, whose product MNLNRYRIEIAHKPELKDAEGAGLMTKASRYFGMEINDVRTIHILTVESCLDSASIEKVRTEIFTNPVTQISSTAPLDIDFDWCIWVGYRPGVKDNPGSTAVEAMEDVLSVRFSAAEGVYTSKRFCIKAPRLTKEDAVKIASELLANDIIQHWKVFSAKEWDKANGIGIIIPKVELNHTPTVSVVPVESDATLAEISRDRNLALNPNDIPVIRQYFSDPEIKKKRAEVGLSDPTDVELEYISQARSDHCNHNTFRGLFKYSDLGTGESRTIDNLFKTCIQQPTLNLKDKKDWVVSVLWDNAGAGKFDEDYNYVITGETHNSPSNMEAYGGAVTGIVGVYRDPLGTGKGARLVMGGYGFCTGYREYDGELKPRLHPRRLLDGVIEGVKDGGNKSGVPTPFGQVVFDNGYMGKCLVFVTAIGIMPSKVSGKPSHEKTTSEGELIIMSGGRVGKDGIHGVTASSEVFSANTPAGHVQIGDPYTQKKMHDFLLEVRDAGIIEFITDNGGGGLSSSIGETARFSNGCEVNLEKVPLKYEGLDQWEIWVSESQERMTIAIKPENLDRFMELSRLHAVESTVIGKYSSTGKLHIKYNDKTVAYVDMEFLESGFPQWEFEAEWIPPRLRGLYEPVIGQPADYNEVILDMMSRPNICAKSWICRQYDHEVQAGSVVKPLVGRERDINSDAAVLRPVIDSESGLAYSQAIIPFYSKIDAGHMTACTIDEAVRRIISVGGSLEHIGGVDNYCWPDIQFHPEKNPDGKFKAAQLVRSCEILKYLSLTYGIPLLSGKDSMYVDGHLPGKYGVTRKVSGLETMQFSAVGLVKDVKKCTTLDFKFADDLIYVIGLTKDELGAGEYYEMLGFTGLNVPEVDAASFMMLYKAMSVAMERELLASVHGVYRGGLATHLAMCSMAGNLGIDVDLSLLPVEKELRPDRLMFSESAGRFIVSISPENSAALEDIFKVLPVKCIGKVTASSKFVIKTDLEKVLVDVDVQDLKTAWKKPYGGLI is encoded by the coding sequence ATGAATCTTAATCGCTACAGAATAGAGATAGCTCATAAACCTGAGCTGAAGGATGCCGAAGGCGCGGGACTCATGACAAAGGCATCCCGCTATTTTGGCATGGAGATAAATGATGTCAGGACAATACATATACTGACCGTAGAATCATGCCTTGATTCAGCCAGTATCGAAAAAGTGAGAACAGAGATCTTTACAAATCCTGTAACCCAGATTTCGTCAACAGCTCCGCTTGATATCGATTTTGACTGGTGCATATGGGTCGGCTACAGGCCAGGAGTAAAGGACAATCCAGGAAGCACCGCAGTTGAGGCTATGGAAGATGTTCTTTCTGTCAGGTTTTCTGCGGCAGAAGGTGTTTATACCTCTAAGCGTTTTTGTATCAAGGCGCCAAGGCTTACAAAAGAAGACGCCGTAAAAATAGCTTCAGAGCTTCTTGCAAATGATATAATCCAGCATTGGAAAGTCTTTTCTGCAAAGGAATGGGACAAGGCAAACGGGATTGGCATAATAATTCCAAAGGTTGAACTTAATCACACTCCGACCGTCTCTGTAGTTCCTGTGGAGTCGGATGCTACCCTTGCCGAAATCAGCAGAGATAGAAATCTTGCGCTTAATCCGAATGATATTCCTGTAATCAGACAATACTTTTCAGATCCGGAAATTAAGAAAAAAAGGGCAGAGGTCGGTCTTTCCGATCCGACAGACGTTGAGCTAGAATATATTTCACAAGCTCGCAGCGATCACTGTAATCATAATACCTTCAGAGGCCTTTTTAAATATAGTGATCTTGGAACAGGTGAATCAAGAACAATAGACAACCTTTTCAAAACCTGCATTCAGCAGCCGACTCTTAATCTTAAGGATAAGAAGGACTGGGTTGTCTCAGTTCTATGGGACAATGCAGGAGCAGGTAAATTTGATGAGGATTATAACTACGTAATAACAGGAGAGACACATAATTCTCCTTCAAATATGGAAGCTTACGGCGGCGCTGTTACCGGCATTGTCGGCGTTTACCGCGATCCTCTAGGAACCGGAAAGGGCGCACGTCTGGTAATGGGTGGTTATGGTTTCTGTACAGGTTACAGGGAATATGACGGAGAGCTCAAGCCGAGACTTCATCCGAGAAGGCTTCTTGACGGCGTTATTGAAGGAGTTAAGGATGGCGGCAACAAGAGCGGCGTTCCTACACCATTCGGTCAGGTTGTTTTTGATAATGGATACATGGGGAAATGCCTTGTATTTGTAACAGCCATAGGGATAATGCCTTCAAAAGTAAGTGGCAAACCATCACATGAGAAGACCACATCAGAAGGTGAGCTCATAATAATGAGTGGCGGCAGGGTTGGGAAAGACGGAATTCACGGCGTGACAGCATCGTCTGAAGTCTTTTCTGCAAATACTCCGGCTGGTCATGTTCAGATTGGTGATCCTTACACACAGAAAAAAATGCATGATTTCCTGCTTGAAGTAAGGGACGCCGGGATAATAGAGTTCATAACAGACAATGGCGGCGGAGGCCTTTCTTCTTCCATCGGTGAGACTGCACGGTTCAGCAATGGCTGCGAAGTCAATCTGGAAAAAGTTCCTTTGAAATATGAAGGGCTTGACCAATGGGAAATCTGGGTTTCAGAATCGCAGGAAAGAATGACCATAGCGATCAAGCCTGAAAACCTTGACCGTTTCATGGAGCTTTCAAGGCTCCACGCTGTTGAAAGCACTGTCATCGGCAAATATTCGAGCACTGGCAAGCTTCATATTAAATATAACGACAAAACCGTGGCCTATGTAGATATGGAATTCCTTGAATCAGGGTTTCCTCAGTGGGAGTTTGAGGCGGAATGGATTCCACCTCGTCTTCGCGGGCTTTATGAACCTGTGATTGGGCAGCCAGCTGATTATAATGAAGTGATTCTGGACATGATGTCCCGCCCTAATATCTGTGCAAAATCATGGATCTGCCGACAGTATGACCACGAGGTCCAGGCTGGAAGCGTTGTAAAACCCCTCGTAGGAAGGGAAAGGGATATAAATTCTGACGCGGCGGTTTTAAGGCCTGTTATTGATTCAGAATCTGGGCTTGCTTACAGCCAGGCAATTATTCCATTTTATTCAAAGATTGATGCTGGTCATATGACCGCATGCACCATAGATGAGGCTGTAAGACGCATAATTTCTGTTGGCGGAAGCCTCGAGCATATTGGAGGAGTTGATAACTACTGCTGGCCAGATATCCAGTTTCACCCGGAAAAAAATCCTGATGGAAAATTCAAGGCCGCCCAGCTTGTAAGATCATGCGAGATACTCAAGTATCTTTCCCTAACATACGGCATTCCTCTTCTTTCAGGAAAGGACAGTATGTATGTAGACGGGCATCTGCCAGGAAAATACGGAGTCACAAGAAAGGTTTCAGGACTTGAAACCATGCAGTTCTCGGCAGTGGGACTTGTAAAAGATGTAAAGAAATGTACCACCCTTGATTTCAAATTCGCTGATGACCTTATTTATGTGATCGGCCTGACAAAAGACGAGCTTGGAGCTGGTGAATATTATGAAATGCTTGGCTTTACAGGTCTAAATGTTCCGGAAGTAGATGCAGCCTCATTTATGATGCTTTATAAGGCCATGTCTGTGGCTATGGAAAGAGAGCTTTTAGCATCTGTCCATGGAGTATACAGAGGCGGTCTTGCTACCCATCTCGCAATGTGTTCAATGGCCGGGAATCTTGGGATTGATGTTGATCTTTCTCTTTTGCCTGTTGAAAAAGAGCTTCGGCCAGACAGACTTATGTTCTCTGAGTCAGCGGGCCGTTTTATTGTTTCGATATCACCAGAAAACAGCGCTGCTCTTGAGGATATATTCAAAGTTCTGCCTGTAAAATGCATAGGAAAAGTTACTGCCTCATCAAAGTTTGTTATCAAGACAGATTTGGAAAAAGTTTTGGTTGATGTTGATGTACAGGATTTAAAGACTGCCTGGAAGAAGCCATATGGAGGCTTGATATGA
- the rseP gene encoding RIP metalloprotease RseP, which yields MTNFVTNALAFVIVLGVLIFIHEFGHFLFARIFGVGVEKFSLGFGPKIWGVTRGITDYRISAIPLGGYVKMVGESPDSEIAPEDIHLSFTHKKLHEKALIVAAGPVFNLLLAWVIFWVLIFTNGRTSLKPVIGEMEPESPALAAGLMSGDEIVSIAGNPIKTWDEMDSIIENSSGAELKLVYLRGGKEFSANLQPSLFPGKNDLGEKVKIYGIGAMPIIRPVLDYVDKEGPAYKAGLKEGDRLLSANGKPVESWIAFTKHISDGNGNILNVQVERDGKTMEFRLKPERKEIKTPLGEKFEKYMVGIMGSRDIIHISFGPIESVKESCTQIWWVCKLTALGMIKFVAGSLPEDNIGGPIRIAEMAGDQARAGLNYFVYFIAAVSANLAVINLFPVPVLDGGHLLFFGIEAIIRRPISRKIKEVCLQIGMFMLLTLMAYVIYKDIMRLVH from the coding sequence ATGACTAATTTTGTAACAAATGCATTAGCTTTTGTCATTGTGCTCGGAGTTCTGATTTTCATCCACGAGTTCGGACATTTTCTTTTTGCCAGAATTTTCGGTGTCGGTGTCGAGAAATTTTCACTCGGATTTGGCCCAAAAATATGGGGCGTAACCAGGGGCATAACCGATTACAGGATTTCTGCCATTCCTCTCGGGGGCTATGTCAAAATGGTGGGTGAGTCTCCTGACTCAGAAATAGCTCCTGAGGACATACACCTTTCGTTCACTCATAAAAAACTTCATGAAAAAGCGCTTATTGTCGCTGCCGGCCCTGTGTTCAATCTTCTTCTTGCGTGGGTGATTTTCTGGGTTCTGATTTTCACCAATGGCAGGACATCACTAAAACCTGTTATAGGTGAGATGGAGCCTGAAAGTCCTGCTCTTGCGGCAGGTCTCATGTCAGGAGATGAAATTGTTTCAATCGCTGGGAATCCAATAAAAACCTGGGATGAAATGGACAGCATTATCGAAAACAGCAGCGGAGCAGAGCTGAAGCTTGTTTACTTAAGAGGTGGAAAAGAATTCTCTGCCAATCTTCAGCCATCTCTTTTTCCTGGCAAAAATGACCTCGGGGAAAAAGTAAAAATCTATGGAATCGGCGCTATGCCAATCATCAGGCCTGTTCTTGATTATGTTGACAAGGAAGGCCCTGCATATAAAGCCGGACTAAAGGAAGGCGACAGGCTGCTTTCAGCCAACGGAAAACCTGTGGAATCATGGATTGCCTTCACCAAGCACATCAGTGACGGGAATGGCAATATTTTGAATGTCCAGGTTGAAAGAGACGGGAAGACAATGGAATTCAGGCTGAAGCCTGAGCGCAAGGAAATAAAGACCCCCCTTGGAGAAAAATTCGAAAAATATATGGTCGGGATAATGGGCTCAAGGGATATAATCCATATTTCTTTCGGCCCGATCGAATCTGTAAAAGAGAGCTGTACACAGATATGGTGGGTGTGTAAGCTTACAGCTTTGGGAATGATTAAATTCGTTGCAGGATCACTCCCTGAGGACAATATAGGCGGCCCAATAAGAATCGCTGAAATGGCAGGAGATCAGGCAAGGGCGGGTCTCAATTATTTTGTGTACTTTATTGCTGCTGTCAGCGCTAACCTTGCAGTAATCAATCTGTTCCCTGTTCCGGTTCTTGATGGCGGTCATCTGCTGTTTTTTGGAATAGAGGCAATAATAAGAAGACCTATAAGCAGAAAAATAAAAGAGGTCTGTCTTCAGATTGGAATGTTCATGCTTCTGACTCTTATGGCCTATGTAATATATAAGGATATAATGAGACTGGTTCATTGA